AGCCATTCCTGATGGCGCACACCAATAGGCTGAGCCTCGAAACCCAACACATCCTGCCAGAACCGCACCGACGTTTCCATATCCGGAGTGATGAAACCGGTATGGTCGAAACTGATGTCGGGCAGCGCTGGCAGCTCCGCTGCGCAATCCGTTTTCGCTGCATCTGTCATAGAATTAGAACCTCCCTTCGAGAAATGAACGATTGCATGGCCTCCCAGTCGAGCGCCAAGCCCGTGCCCGGTGTCTCGGGCGCGACCAGCATGCCCGCCTCGATGCGGATCGGCTGTGTCAGGAAACTTTCGATGGGATCGGCCCCCAGTTCAGGCAAGATTGCCTCGATACGCGAAACCGCCTGATCGGCAAAGCCAAGATGCTGATGAAGCGAGGCAAAGACATGGGGAATGACCGCCTTGCCATACACACGCGCCAAGGCCAGCCCATCCAGCACATAGCCGATTCCGCCCGAAGCCGCAGCGTCCAGACGCAGGATATCCGCCCCCTCGGCCATGTCGCGCAGCGCCGCAAGATCGATAGCGTCCTCGCCCAGGCAAACCGGCACCTCGGTGTGCCGGCGCAGTTCTGCCGCGATGCGCCAATCCGTTGGTGCCACGGGATCCTCAAGAAACAGTGCGCCGGTTTCTTCGGCCAATCGGCACCAGGGCAATGCGTCCTGCGCCCGCCGCCAAGACCAGTGTGCATCGAGACCAAAGCGCACCCCTTCGGGCAAGGCCGACTTCAGGGCGCGGACCACGTCGCGGTCAAAGGCGAAATCGCTGCCGTCGATCATCAGCTTAATGGTACGAAAGCCGCGCTGCGCCAGGGCCGCGCCCTGTTCCGCCGCGACCTGCGGACTCATGCCGTATCCGATGACGGGCATCAGCTCTATGCGGTCGCGCAGGGTCCCCAGCATGGCGTGCAGCGGCAGCCCCCGGACCTGCGCCTCGGCGTCCCACAGGGCAATATCGCAAAGCGACACACCCCGAACCATGGTCGCGCGTGGCGCGGGCGTGGGTCCAAGGGACTCGTGCCGCAGGCGCGCCTTGTGGGCCAGCGGATGCCCAAGATACCGCCGAGCGGCCTCGACCGCGATCTCGAACAGCGGCATGCCGCGGTCATAACCATAAGCATAGCCCACCGCCCCGCCGTCCAGTTCCAGCCGCAATGCCACATAGGCCCGCTCGCGGATCGGCATCGGGCCCAGCCGGACGGGATGCTCCAGCGGGATGACCAGCCGCAGCACCTCTATCCGGGTGATCGTTTCCGGTGTTTTGGTCAACTCGACGCCCCAAGGTTCTGACTTTCCACCAACAGCGAATTGCTGGTCATGCCGCCGTCGACCATCAGCAACTGACCCGTCACGAAGCTGGCCGCATCCGAGGCGAGAAAGATCGCAGTCCCCGTCAGCTCTTCCGGTTTGGCCCAGCGCGACATGGGGGTGCGGTCGATCACCACCTGCTCGAAGGGCGTGCCAAGCACATGGCGGTTCATCTCGCTCAGGATATAGCCGGGGCCGATCGAGTTGACAGTGATATTATGCGACCCAAGTTCTGCGGCCAGTCCCCGGGTCAGGCCCAGAACCCCATGCTTGGCCGCCACATACGAGATGACGCCCGGCCGCGAGGAAATCGACATAACCGAGCCGGTATTGATGATCCGTCCCCTGCCCTGCGCCTTCATCGGCCGTGCACAGGTCCGCGCCATCGCATAAACGGCATTCAAGTTGATATCGATGACACGGGAAAATTCCTCCATCCCGTGATCTTCGATCGGCGCACGGATCAGGATACCGGCATTGTTCATCAAGATGTCGAGCCGGCCCGAGGCGGCGACAAGACGATCTACTTGCGCGTCAAGCCCGTCGAAATCGGTGACATCGAAGACAGCAGGAACTGCCCGGCCACCCGCCGTCTGAATGGCGTGGCAGGCCTCTTCGGCCGTTTCGCTGCGCAGGTCGTTTATGATGACTTGCGCACCGGCGCGCGCTAGCGCCTGCGCGAAGGCAAAGCCGATGCCGCGACCCGCGCCGGTGATCAGGGCGACGCGGCCCTCGAGCGAGAACTGGTTCAGATCAGGGGTCATGTCACGCAGCCTCGATCCGGCCGATAGCTTCGGCGATGTCGTTCGCCGTGATCTCGCGCGCGAATTTCTTCATATGCGCGGCCGCCGCAGAGAGTTCCGCGATGGTCTGCACTGTCGAGTTCGAAGCCTGATCCGCACCAAGTTCGGAAAGTTTCAGTGGTAATTTCGCCGCGCGATAGAATTCGCGCATATCGGCCATAAATTGCGGATCGCGGTTTTCCAGTTCCAGCTGGACAAGCAGCCCATAGGCCACTTGGTGGCCATGCAGTGCGGTCGCCACTCCGGGTACAGCGGACAATCCGCGCGTCATGCCATGGCTGACCGACAGGCCACCGCTTTCGAATGCCAGGCCACTCATCAGGACCGCAGCCTCGACCAACGCTTCGAAGGCGGCATTGGGTTTACCTTTGGCATGAGCCGCATAGGCGCCGACCAGGTTTTCACGCACAGTCGTGTAGCAGGCGCGCGCCAGCGCCAGCGCGGTCAGCGGCGAGCCAGCGCCAAAGACGTTCTTGCCGCCCGCGCCGATGCATTGCTCGACTTCGAAGACCTTGACCAATGCATCGCCCACACCGGCAGAAAGCAGTTCGATGGGGGCCTTGATGATAATGTCGGTGTCGACCAGCACCAGTTCAGGATTGCCCCGGTTTTCCTCGACCCCGACCAGCTTGTGCTGATCGTCATAGATCACCGCGATATGGCTGGTCGGCGAGTCGTTGGAGGCCACGGTCGGGACCGACACGAAATGTGCGCCGATGTCGCGCGCCACGATTTTGCCGGTATCGATGGTCTTGCCGCCGCCAGCGCTGATGACGATGTCAGTCGGTGCATCGCCGATCCGGGCAACGATGCGGGCGATTTCGTCATAGGTGACTTCACCACCAAAGGGCATCAGGGTCAGAGCGACCCCCTCGGCCTCGGCGCTTTGGCGAACCGTTTCGCCACACATTTTCATCACCCGTTCGTCAGCGATGAAAACCGCCGATTTGCCGATGGCTCCGAGTTCTTTTCCAATGTCGCCCAGCACACCAGGCCCTTGCACATAACGGCGGGGCGCTCCGAATACAATCATCTTGTCCTCCTGTTAAGCTGTGTCGCCGGCCGCTCCGTTAGCAGCAGGACCGAGCACGAAATCAATGAATGGGTCGATCTGTCCGGCGATCATTGCATCGCCCGAAACAGTCTCGGCCCCGCGGATTTCTGCCTCGCGCAGCAGCGCTGTGATCTTCGGCATCATGATTACTTCCGCGACCGTCATGCCGGGCGCGATGGATTCCGCCAGCATGGGGAGCGCGTCGCCCTCATGCATGCCAAGCGAGGTCGCATTGATGGCAATATCGAAGCCTGCGGGATCGGCCGCTCCGATCTCCAACACGATTGAAGTGCTCCGGTTGTCGGCCAGCCTCCGCAGGCGTGCAAGCATAGACTCGGCTCGTGGCTGTGTGCGGTTGGCAACGCGTAATCGCGCGATGCCGGCCTCGATCAGCGCTGCGGCAATGGCCAGCGCCACGCCTCCGGCACCGACAATCAATGCCGAGCGTCCACCGATCGCGACATTATGTGCACGCAACCCACCGACAAAACCGTCCCCGTCCAGGATGCGACCAGTCAGCGTACCGTCGGGTTCACGCCGTATCACGTTGGCGACTTCCAGGGTTTCTGCGACTCCATCCAGCCGATCGCAGAGTCGTGCTGCGTTTTCCTTGTGCGGAATGGTCACTATAGCGCCGGCCAGGCTCTCCGCCTTGCGTAATGCTTCCATGGTGGCAGATAGATCTTCGGACCGCACCTGCCAGGGCACAAGCACCGCATTCACACCGCGTTCGACACAGCGGGGATTGAAGCGCTGCGGGGTCTGAAGATGCGCCGCTGGATAGGCCAAATGCACCAGCACGGCCGTGACTCCATCGATTTGCATACTTCTCTCCCATTACCTTGTCATAAAACATCATGCATGATATTTGATTGTCGTCAAGCGGCGTGATTTCGCAATCATGCGCCCAAAGAGGAAAAAGCACACTGACAATGGTGCTAGCTTTGGATCAGCCACGCAGTTTGCGTATCGAAAATCGCGCCTTGCCTGATCCGGGCCCCGGCGAGCTTCGTGAGCGCATCGGCCAGACACGCTGGCGTGGCAGAGATCATCGTCACCGATGTTGCCCGGGCACCACTGGAACTGGCTGAAAGTTTGGGCGCAAATGGCGCCTATGACAGCAGCCAGTCGGCCGCGTTGGGCGAGCTGACCAATGGGGGCGGCGAGATGGACTTGACGCTGGAATGTTCTGCCCAACCCGCAGCCATTGCCGACGCCATCGCCGCCACCGGCCCATGTGGCACCATCGTTCAGGTCGGCATGCTCGGCACCGAGACCACCGCACCTTTGACCCATGTGGTGACGAAGGAATTGAACTTTCGCGGCACTTTCCGCTTCGACGTGGAGTTCCCACAGGCTGTTCGGCTGATCGCCGAGCGGCACATCGATGTCCGCCCGTTGATCTCCAGACGCTTTCCGCTGGCCGAGGCCGAAGCGGCCTTTGCCATGGCGCAAGATCACGGACGAGCGATGAAGGTGCTATTTGACCTGAACTGAGGACCGCCAATCGCAGGTGTGCTGAACCCCACAGCCATTTCATGAAGAGCGACGACGGTCCCGTGGCTCGGGACCGTCGCCTTCGGCCGATCGGCGATTAAATTGGATCCGGACCGACCGATGCCATCCGAGGCACTGGATCAGAGCAGCGCCTGTGCCACATCACGGATGCCGGGCCCGTCCAGCTTGTAATGCTGGTACAGCCTCATCGGTGGCGAGATGAGTGCATATTCATCCATGATCCCATGCCGCTTGAGCCGGGCCCTTCCAGGGCTCTCCGCCATGATCTCGGCGACGGCCGAGCCTAGCCCACCAAGGATATTATGCTCCTCGACCGTCAGCACGATCCGAGATGTTTGCGCAGCCTCCAGCACGGCCGCCTCGTCCAGTGGCTTGATCGTGTGCATATCGACCAACCCCACCGAATGACCGGCCTCGTTCAGCGCCTCAACCGCCTGTTTCGCTCCATGCACTGCCATGCCACAGGCGATGATGGTGATATCCTTGCCGATGCCATGAACTTTGGCCTTGCCGATTTGGAAAGAGTCGTTGCGATCATAAACGACGGGATCGTGCCCGCGCCCGATGCGAAAATAGATAGGCAACGGATAAGTTGCCGAATGTCGCAACAATTGACGGAATTGGGCGCCATCTGCGGGTGAGATCACAGCAAGATCGGCAATAGCACGCATGGTCGAGATATCCTCGGTCGCGTGATGAGAAGTGCCGTAAAAACCCATCGAGATGCCGGTGTGATGGCCAATCATCCGCACCGGCTGAGCACAATAAGCTACATCCATGCGGATCTGTTCACAGGTTAAGAGCCCAAGAAAGGAAGCAAAGGTCGCGACATAGGGGATCATCCCCGTCGTGGCCATGCCCGCTGCGGCCGAAACCATATTTTGTTCCGAGATCCCGAACTGCACGAAACGATCGGGATGGGCTTCGGCGAATTTGACCAAGCCGTTGGAGTGCTGCAGATCGGCTGTTCCAGCAGCGACGGGATGACCCTCGGCAGCCAGTTCAATAAGCGTGTCTGCGAGAACAGAAAGGCTGGGAGCGCGGGAGTTCAGGTCGCGATACTGCCAGCTTTCAGGGGTCAGATCGGGTTTGGCGTTCATTGCGTGCCTCCGCTGATGCGGGTGTTCAAGATGGTTTGGCGAGCTTTCTCGCTGTCTTCGGGCGAGAGATAGCCAAGATGCCAGCCCGGCTCAGTCTCCATGTAGTCGACGCCACGGCCTTTCACGGTTTTTGCTATCACGCAGCATGGTTTGTCACGGTTCTTATCGGCCTTGACCCTGCGCAGCATCGAGGTCAGGGCGACAACGTCATGACCGTCGACCTCGTGCACCTCCCAACCGAAAGCGCGCCATTTCTCGGCCAATGGTTCGATGGCCATGACATCATCCACTTTGCCGTCCAGTTGGTAGCCGTTCCGGTCGATGATGGCGACTACATTGGACAGCTTGTGGCTTGCGGCCGAGATCGCGGCTTCCCAGACCTGCCCCTCCTGCATTTCACCGTCTCCGAGCATGACGAAGACGGTGAAATCAAGATCGCGCATCCGCCCGCCAAGCGCCATGCCAACGCCGTTCGACAGCGCGTGTCCAATGGAACCCGAGCTGAAATCAACGCCGGGGACTTTGCGCATGTCAGGATGATCCCCCAAAGGGCTGCCAAGACGGGTGTAGCTGTCCAGCCATTCCTCGGGAAAATAACCCTTGTCGGCGAGAATCGGGAAAAGCCCTACAGCTGCGTGCCCCTTACCCATAAGGAAACGATCCCGTAGCGGCCAATTCGGATCATCGCTGATCTTCATGACATCATAATAAAGAGAGGCGAAAATCTCGGCACAGGAAAAGACCGACGAATAATGCCCGACCTTGGCGATCTCGATCAGTCTGATCGTCTCCAGCCGGACGAAGCGAGCTCGATCTTCAAGCCTATCAATCTGCTCCGCTGAAATATCGGTGTTCACCGTCACGCTTATCCTCCCATGATCAGGGTTAGGGCTGCGGGCCGTCGCAGCTATTCCAAGCGATCTTTAGCCTTCCAATATCCTTTCGTCAAGCATCATGCATGATATATGATAATTGCATAGCTGGTAGCCAAACAGTTTTCCCAGAACCCACTTCTGAGGATCCGTAGCGTGACGACCTTGACCACTCTCCTCCAGAACCTGC
This region of Paracoccus saliphilus genomic DNA includes:
- a CDS encoding shikimate dehydrogenase family protein; the protein is MQIDGVTAVLVHLAYPAAHLQTPQRFNPRCVERGVNAVLVPWQVRSEDLSATMEALRKAESLAGAIVTIPHKENAARLCDRLDGVAETLEVANVIRREPDGTLTGRILDGDGFVGGLRAHNVAIGGRSALIVGAGGVALAIAAALIEAGIARLRVANRTQPRAESMLARLRRLADNRSTSIVLEIGAADPAGFDIAINATSLGMHEGDALPMLAESIAPGMTVAEVIMMPKITALLREAEIRGAETVSGDAMIAGQIDPFIDFVLGPAANGAAGDTA
- a CDS encoding transketolase family protein, whose protein sequence is MNAKPDLTPESWQYRDLNSRAPSLSVLADTLIELAAEGHPVAAGTADLQHSNGLVKFAEAHPDRFVQFGISEQNMVSAAAGMATTGMIPYVATFASFLGLLTCEQIRMDVAYCAQPVRMIGHHTGISMGFYGTSHHATEDISTMRAIADLAVISPADGAQFRQLLRHSATYPLPIYFRIGRGHDPVVYDRNDSFQIGKAKVHGIGKDITIIACGMAVHGAKQAVEALNEAGHSVGLVDMHTIKPLDEAAVLEAAQTSRIVLTVEEHNILGGLGSAVAEIMAESPGRARLKRHGIMDEYALISPPMRLYQHYKLDGPGIRDVAQALL
- a CDS encoding transketolase, which produces MTVNTDISAEQIDRLEDRARFVRLETIRLIEIAKVGHYSSVFSCAEIFASLYYDVMKISDDPNWPLRDRFLMGKGHAAVGLFPILADKGYFPEEWLDSYTRLGSPLGDHPDMRKVPGVDFSSGSIGHALSNGVGMALGGRMRDLDFTVFVMLGDGEMQEGQVWEAAISAASHKLSNVVAIIDRNGYQLDGKVDDVMAIEPLAEKWRAFGWEVHEVDGHDVVALTSMLRRVKADKNRDKPCCVIAKTVKGRGVDYMETEPGWHLGYLSPEDSEKARQTILNTRISGGTQ
- a CDS encoding glycerol dehydrogenase, with amino-acid sequence MIVFGAPRRYVQGPGVLGDIGKELGAIGKSAVFIADERVMKMCGETVRQSAEAEGVALTLMPFGGEVTYDEIARIVARIGDAPTDIVISAGGGKTIDTGKIVARDIGAHFVSVPTVASNDSPTSHIAVIYDDQHKLVGVEENRGNPELVLVDTDIIIKAPIELLSAGVGDALVKVFEVEQCIGAGGKNVFGAGSPLTALALARACYTTVRENLVGAYAAHAKGKPNAAFEALVEAAVLMSGLAFESGGLSVSHGMTRGLSAVPGVATALHGHQVAYGLLVQLELENRDPQFMADMREFYRAAKLPLKLSELGADQASNSTVQTIAELSAAAAHMKKFAREITANDIAEAIGRIEAA
- a CDS encoding mandelate racemase/muconate lactonizing enzyme family protein, translating into MTKTPETITRIEVLRLVIPLEHPVRLGPMPIRERAYVALRLELDGGAVGYAYGYDRGMPLFEIAVEAARRYLGHPLAHKARLRHESLGPTPAPRATMVRGVSLCDIALWDAEAQVRGLPLHAMLGTLRDRIELMPVIGYGMSPQVAAEQGAALAQRGFRTIKLMIDGSDFAFDRDVVRALKSALPEGVRFGLDAHWSWRRAQDALPWCRLAEETGALFLEDPVAPTDWRIAAELRRHTEVPVCLGEDAIDLAALRDMAEGADILRLDAAASGGIGYVLDGLALARVYGKAVIPHVFASLHQHLGFADQAVSRIEAILPELGADPIESFLTQPIRIEAGMLVAPETPGTGLALDWEAMQSFISRREVLIL
- a CDS encoding SDR family NAD(P)-dependent oxidoreductase, which gives rise to MTPDLNQFSLEGRVALITGAGRGIGFAFAQALARAGAQVIINDLRSETAEEACHAIQTAGGRAVPAVFDVTDFDGLDAQVDRLVAASGRLDILMNNAGILIRAPIEDHGMEEFSRVIDINLNAVYAMARTCARPMKAQGRGRIINTGSVMSISSRPGVISYVAAKHGVLGLTRGLAAELGSHNITVNSIGPGYILSEMNRHVLGTPFEQVVIDRTPMSRWAKPEELTGTAIFLASDAASFVTGQLLMVDGGMTSNSLLVESQNLGASS
- a CDS encoding zinc-binding dehydrogenase, which codes for MSASARHAGVAEIIVTDVARAPLELAESLGANGAYDSSQSAALGELTNGGGEMDLTLECSAQPAAIADAIAATGPCGTIVQVGMLGTETTAPLTHVVTKELNFRGTFRFDVEFPQAVRLIAERHIDVRPLISRRFPLAEAEAAFAMAQDHGRAMKVLFDLN